A region from the Citrobacter telavivensis genome encodes:
- the qseG gene encoding two-component system QseEF-associated lipoprotein QseG, which produces MPHVFVHIFQRLFSRQVILAGMPCLALMGCTPHAVKHITGDAPQDVLPTYQLADYLSVECTDIWALQGQSTDTNPLYWLRAIDCADRLLPVQSRSEARMLSDDSWQNAFKRGILLANAKITPLERRENVSRLDALSPQIPAQVRPLYQIWRDGQSLQLQLAEERQRYSKLQQTTDGDLDTLRQQHQYLQAQLDLTTRKLENLTDIERQLSTRKPAGNYNPDTTHGGDKSEGQAPVSSQDEVTP; this is translated from the coding sequence ATGCCACACGTTTTTGTTCACATTTTCCAACGTTTATTCTCCCGTCAGGTTATCCTGGCGGGGATGCCATGCCTTGCGCTGATGGGCTGTACGCCGCATGCGGTGAAACACATCACGGGAGATGCGCCACAGGACGTTCTCCCGACGTATCAACTGGCGGACTACCTGTCGGTTGAGTGCACCGATATCTGGGCATTGCAGGGGCAATCGACCGACACCAATCCCCTTTACTGGCTGCGCGCCATTGACTGCGCGGATCGCCTGTTGCCGGTACAGTCGCGTAGCGAAGCCCGCATGCTGAGTGACGACAGCTGGCAAAACGCCTTTAAGCGCGGCATCTTGCTGGCGAACGCCAAAATCACGCCGCTGGAACGTCGTGAGAACGTCTCGCGACTGGATGCGCTAAGCCCGCAAATCCCGGCGCAGGTGCGTCCGCTTTATCAGATCTGGCGCGACGGCCAGTCGCTTCAGCTCCAGCTCGCCGAAGAACGCCAGCGCTACAGCAAACTGCAGCAAACGACCGATGGCGATCTGGATACGCTGCGTCAACAGCATCAGTACCTTCAGGCGCAGCTCGATCTTACGACGCGCAAGCTGGAAAACCTGACCGATATTGAGCGACAGCTTTCTACCCGTAAACCGGCAGGAAATTACAATCCGGATACGACACATGGCGGCGACAAGTCTGAGGGACAAGCGCCAGTATCTTCACAAGATGAGGTGACCCCATAA
- the glrR gene encoding two-component system response regulator GlrR, with protein MSRKPAHLLLVDDDPGLLKLLGMRLTSEGYSVVTAESGAEGLRVLNREKVDLVISDLRMDEMDGMQLFSEIQKVQPGMPVIILTAHGSIPDAVAATQKGVFSFLTKPVDKDALYQAIDEALEQSAPATDDSWRESIVTRSPLMLRLLEQARMVAQSDVSVLINGQSGTGKEIFAQAIHNASPRSSKPFIAINCGALPEQLLESELFGHSRGAFTGAVSNREGLFQAAEGGTLFLDEIGDMPAPLQVKLLRVLQERKVRPLGSNRDIDIDVRIISATHRDLPKAMARGEFREDLYYRLNVVSLKIPALAERTEDIPLLANHLLRQSAERHKPFVRAFSTDAMKRLMTASWPGNVRQLVNVIEQCVALTSSPVISDALVEQALEGENTALPTFVEARNQFELNYLRKLLQITRGNVTHAARMAGRNRTEFYKLLSRHELDANDFKE; from the coding sequence ATGAGTCGTAAACCGGCGCATTTACTGCTCGTGGACGATGACCCTGGTCTGTTGAAACTGCTGGGAATGCGCCTGACCAGTGAAGGCTATAGCGTGGTGACCGCAGAGAGCGGGGCCGAAGGTCTGCGCGTTCTGAACCGTGAAAAAGTGGATCTGGTGATTAGCGACCTGCGCATGGATGAGATGGACGGCATGCAGCTGTTCAGCGAGATCCAGAAGGTTCAGCCGGGGATGCCAGTCATCATTCTTACCGCCCACGGTTCTATTCCGGATGCGGTTGCGGCAACGCAAAAAGGCGTGTTCAGCTTCCTGACCAAACCCGTGGACAAAGATGCGTTGTATCAGGCGATTGACGAGGCGCTTGAACAGTCGGCGCCCGCCACGGACGATAGCTGGCGCGAATCGATTGTCACCCGTAGCCCGCTGATGCTGCGTCTGCTGGAGCAGGCGAGGATGGTGGCGCAGTCCGACGTCAGCGTGTTGATCAATGGTCAGAGCGGCACCGGGAAAGAGATCTTCGCTCAGGCTATTCACAATGCCAGCCCGCGCAGCAGCAAACCGTTTATCGCCATCAACTGCGGTGCACTACCGGAACAACTGCTGGAGTCGGAGTTGTTCGGACACTCCCGCGGTGCGTTTACCGGCGCGGTGAGCAACCGTGAAGGGCTGTTTCAGGCGGCGGAAGGCGGGACGCTGTTCCTTGACGAGATTGGCGATATGCCTGCGCCGTTACAGGTCAAACTGCTGCGCGTCTTGCAGGAACGTAAAGTCAGACCGCTGGGCAGCAACCGCGATATCGATATTGATGTGCGCATCATCTCGGCAACCCATCGCGATCTGCCGAAAGCGATGGCACGCGGTGAGTTTCGCGAAGATTTATACTACCGTCTCAATGTGGTAAGTCTGAAAATTCCGGCGCTGGCGGAGCGAACAGAAGATATTCCGCTGTTGGCGAATCATCTGCTGCGCCAGTCGGCGGAGCGGCATAAGCCGTTTGTGCGCGCGTTTTCGACGGATGCAATGAAGCGGCTGATGACCGCCAGTTGGCCTGGCAACGTGCGTCAGTTGGTGAACGTGATCGAACAGTGTGTGGCACTGACCTCCTCGCCGGTGATCAGCGATGCTCTGGTGGAGCAGGCGCTGGAAGGGGAAAATACTGCACTGCCGACCTTTGTCGAAGCGCGTAATCAATTTGAGCTGAACTATCTGCGCAAATTGCTGCAAATCACCCGAGGCAATGTCACGCATGCGGCAAGAATGGCGGGCCGTAACCGGACGGAGTTTTATAAGCTACTGTCGCGCCATGAGCTGGATGCAAACGATTTCAAAGAATAA
- the glnB gene encoding nitrogen regulatory protein P-II: protein MKKIDAIIKPFKLDDVREALAEVGITGMTVTEVKGFGRQKGHTELYRGAEYMVDFLPKVKIEIVVPDDIVETCVDTIIRTAQTGKIGDGKIFVFDVARVVRIRTGEEDDAAI from the coding sequence ATGAAAAAGATTGATGCGATTATTAAACCCTTCAAGCTCGATGATGTGCGTGAAGCGCTGGCTGAGGTAGGGATCACCGGTATGACCGTCACCGAAGTGAAAGGCTTTGGGCGTCAGAAAGGGCATACCGAGCTGTACCGTGGCGCGGAATATATGGTGGATTTTCTGCCGAAGGTCAAAATTGAAATCGTCGTGCCGGACGATATCGTTGAAACCTGCGTCGATACCATTATCCGTACGGCGCAGACGGGCAAAATTGGCGACGGTAAGATTTTCGTCTTTGATGTGGCACGCGTGGTACGTATCCGCACCGGTGAAGAAGACGACGCGGCAATTTAA
- the hmpA gene encoding NO-inducible flavohemoprotein, with amino-acid sequence MLDAQTIATVKATIPLLVETGPKLTAHFYDRMFAHNPELKEIFNMSNQRNDSQREALFNAIAAYASNIENLPALLPAVEKIAQKHTSFQIKPEQYNIVGTHLLATLDEMFNPGQEVLEAWGKAYGVLANVFINREAQIYRENASKTGGWEGTRPFRIVAKTPRSALITSFEFEPVDGGAVADYQPGQYLGVWLKSEGFPHQEIRQYSLTRKAEGKGYRIAVKREEGGQVSSWLHNQARVGDVVHLAAPAGDFFMAVDHDTPVSLISAGVGQTPMLAMLDTLANAQHSAQVNWFHAAENGDVHAFADEVNELGKTLPNFTAHTWYREPSETDRANDAFDSEGLMDLKAMKAAIDIPGMQFYLCGPVGFMQFAAKQLVELGVNNENIHYECFGPHKVL; translated from the coding sequence ATGCTTGACGCTCAAACCATCGCCACTGTAAAAGCTACCATTCCCCTGCTGGTTGAAACGGGCCCCAAACTGACCGCCCATTTTTACGATCGCATGTTTGCTCATAACCCTGAACTCAAAGAAATTTTTAACATGAGTAACCAGCGTAATGACTCCCAGCGTGAAGCCCTGTTCAATGCCATTGCCGCCTATGCCAGCAACATTGAGAATCTGCCTGCCCTGCTGCCTGCGGTCGAAAAAATCGCCCAGAAGCACACCAGCTTCCAGATCAAGCCAGAACAGTACAACATTGTCGGAACCCATCTGCTGGCGACCCTGGACGAAATGTTCAACCCGGGCCAGGAAGTGCTGGAGGCGTGGGGCAAAGCCTACGGCGTGCTGGCTAACGTCTTTATCAATCGCGAAGCGCAAATCTACCGTGAAAACGCCAGTAAAACCGGCGGCTGGGAAGGCACACGTCCGTTTCGGATCGTGGCGAAAACCCCGCGCAGCGCACTGATTACCAGCTTTGAATTTGAACCGGTGGACGGTGGCGCCGTGGCTGACTACCAGCCAGGCCAGTATCTGGGCGTCTGGCTGAAATCGGAAGGTTTTCCGCATCAGGAAATTCGTCAGTATTCTCTGACCCGTAAAGCGGAGGGTAAAGGTTACCGCATTGCCGTTAAGCGTGAAGAGGGTGGTCAGGTCTCCAGTTGGCTGCACAATCAGGCGCGCGTTGGCGACGTGGTGCATTTAGCGGCGCCGGCTGGCGATTTCTTTATGGCAGTTGACCACGACACGCCGGTTTCGCTGATTTCTGCCGGTGTCGGTCAAACGCCGATGCTGGCAATGCTGGATACGCTGGCCAACGCGCAGCACAGCGCCCAGGTCAACTGGTTCCACGCCGCAGAAAACGGCGATGTGCATGCGTTTGCCGATGAGGTAAACGAACTGGGTAAAACGTTGCCGAACTTTACCGCGCACACCTGGTACCGCGAACCGAGCGAAACGGATCGCGCTAACGATGCCTTTGACAGCGAAGGTCTGATGGATCTGAAGGCGATGAAAGCGGCTATCGATATTCCGGGAATGCAGTTCTATTTGTGCGGTCCGGTGGGCTTTATGCAGTTTGCCGCGAAGCAGCTTGTTGAACTGGGTGTGAATAACGAAAACATTCATTACGAATGCTTCGGCCCGCATAAGGTCTTGTAA